The nucleotide window CGTCGCGGACAAGCTTGGTCGTGACCTCGATCGGCGTCGTGACGTTTGGCAGGCGGAACATGTCGACGGTAAGCCGCGCCGGCACGAACTCGCTGGAGCCGTGGCGCTGCTCGATCACGTGCGCAAGCAGGCCGATGACGACACGGCCGTGCAATGAATTGGTGTCCCAAGGGCCGTTCGAAACGGGCGTGGGCGTGAAGGTGTCGTTGATGCGGTTGTGCGTGAAGAACGGCTGGTTTTTTGTCATGGCCGGCGACCATGGCGGATTTCACTCCACCTGTCATCGTCCGCGAAAGCGGACGATCCAGTACGCCGCGGCATATCACCTTATCCGAGGTGTCTCGGAGTACTGGATGCCCGCCGGAGCCTGTCATCGGGCTCGCCTACGGCGAGGCCCGGTGGCGGGGCATGACGGAGGAGATTAGATCCCACTCCTCAAGCACGGTTTCGTCCGTCTCGCTGCCTATCGCCTTCGCAGCCAGCGCCTCGAATCGCTCCCGATTCACCAATTGCGACATCGCCCACACCGCCGCGCCGCGCACCAGCGGGCTTGCATCGTCCAGCAATCGCTCCGCCTCGCTCGCCAGCGACGGCTGCTCCGCATTGCCGATCGCGATCAGCACGTTGCGGACAAAGCGGTCGCGGCCGATGCGCTTGACCGGCGATTTCGAAAACAGCGCGCGGAAGGCGGCGTCGTCGAGCCGCGCCAGCTCCGCCAGCGACGGCGCACGCAATTCCGCGCGCGCGGCGAGTTTCGTCTCGCGGCCCTGTTGCGCGAACTTGTTCCACGGGCACACCGCGAGGCAATCGTCGCAGCCATAGATGCGGTTGCCGATGCTTTTGCGAAATTCGTGCGGGATCGGGCCCTTGTTCTCGATCGTCAGGTAGGAAATGCAGCGCCGCGCATCGAGCTTGTAGGGCGCCGGGAAAGCCGCCGTCGGGCAGATTTCCTGGCAGGCGTTGCAGGAGCCGCAATGATCGGTGTCGACGGTGTCGCGCGGCAGGTCGGATGCGGTGAAGATGGCGCCGAGGAACAGCCATGAGCCGAATTCGCGCGAGACGAGATTGGTGTGCTTGCCTTGCCAGCCCAGTCCCGCCGCCTGCGCCAGCGGCTTTTCCATTACCGCTGCGGTGTCGATGAACACTTTCACTTCCTCGCCCGATGCCGCGACCAGCCACCGCGCCAGCGTTTTCAGGCGCTTCTTGATGACGTCGTGATAGTCGTCGCCCTGGGCATAGGCGGAGATCGCGCCGCGTGTGCGCTTTTCGAGAAGCGCGAGCGGATCGTCATCGGGTCCGTAATTGAAGCCGAGCATGATGATTGACCGCACGCCCGGCCACAGCACGCGCGGATCCATCCGCCGCTCGGGTTGCGCCGCGAGCCAGTCCATGTCGCCATGTGCGCCGGCATCGAGGAATTCGCGGAAATATTTTCCGGCATTGCCGATCGCGTCGGGATCGGTGACGCCGATGCAGTCGAAACCGAGCGCCTTCGCTTCGCGCACGAGCGCGGACTTCAGATCGGCAGCGGCAAGTTTGACGCCCTGGTTCAGAAGTCGAGGTCCACGTAGGTCCGCGACGCCGGTACCCCCGCCAGCCATTCGCTCAGGAGCGGGCGGAACGACGGGCGGGATTTCACCCGCGCGTACCACATCTTTGCCGCTTCGTCCTCGCTCCATGGCACATCGCCCAGATAATCGATCGCCGAAAGGTGCGCCGCGGCGGCGAGATCCGCGTAGGTCAGCCGGTCGCCGGCGAGGAAATTCCGCGTCTGCGCCAGCCAGCCGATATAGGCCAGATGATAGCGCACATTGGCCTTGGCCGCGCGGATCACATCGGCCGCCGGCGCGCCGCCGCCATTTTCCTCGCTCATGAAACGCTTATAGATGCGCTCGGTCACCAGCGGATTCGATGCCTCCTCGAAGAATTTCTCGTTGAACCACGCCATCAGCCGGCGCACCTCGACGCGCTCCGCCATCGAGGCCGGCAACAGCCGGCGCTCGCCGGCTTCCAGGCCGTGCGTCTCGTCGAGATATTCGGCGATGATTCCTGCGCCGGGGATCGGCGGAAAGCCGTCAGCCATCAACACCGGCGTGGTGCCCGCGGGATTGAGCACGAGAAACCCTTCGCGCCGCTCCCAGGCCCGCTCTTCCACCAGGCGCAGGTCGAGGCCATGTTCGCCCAGCACCAGGCGAATGAAGCGCGAATGCGGACAGAACGGATGGTGATAGAGCGTGTACATGAAATCCTTGAACAATTCGCGGCGACGCTCAAGGAACCCGAGCGGTCAAGCCGCGTCATGCGAATCGCGACACTGGAGCCTATTCGGTTCTGCCTCAAATCAGAACCGAATAGGCTCTAGCCCTTGTTTTGACGCGTTTTGTTTGCGCGAACCGGGATTCAGTTCGCTCGAAAACGCTATAGCCAAGCCGGCGCAGGAGGCAACCTGTCTTTGGCGTTTTTTTGCGATTGCGGCATCGGGATGAATAGGCGAGAAGGGCGCGATTTTTCCAGCCAAAATGGACCCACATCATGATGTCGGATGTAGTGAAGGCGGTGATTCTCGGCATCATCGAGGGCGTCACGGAATTCCTGCCGGTTTCGTCGACGGGCCATATGCTGGTCGCGCAGCGCTTCTTCGGCCTCGGCGAGGGCGCCTTCTGGCAGAGTTTTGTGATTCTGATTCAGCTCGGCGCGATCCTCGCCATCGTCATGCTCTATTTCGTCAAATTGTCGCGCGTCGCGCTCGGCATGTTCACCAATCCCGACGACCGGCGATTCGTGATCGGCGTTTTGCTGGCGTTTCTGCCTGCGGTGATCGTCGGCCTGGTTGCCGGCAAGTACATCAAGGAGTTTCTCTTCAATCCGTGGGTGGTATGCTTCACGCTGATCGCCGGCGGCGCAATTCTGTTGTGGGTCGATCAACTCTATCTCAAGCCGACGCAGCATGACGCCACGCGCTATCCGCTATTGATGTATCTGTGGATCGGCATCGCGCAATGCGTGGCCATGATCCCGGGCGTGTCACGCTCCGGCGCCAGCATCGTGGCGGCGATGCTGCTCGGCGGTGACAAGCGATCGGCCGCGGAATTTTCGTTCTTTCTCGCGATCCCGA belongs to Bradyrhizobium icense and includes:
- a CDS encoding glutathione S-transferase family protein: MYTLYHHPFCPHSRFIRLVLGEHGLDLRLVEERAWERREGFLVLNPAGTTPVLMADGFPPIPGAGIIAEYLDETHGLEAGERRLLPASMAERVEVRRLMAWFNEKFFEEASNPLVTERIYKRFMSEENGGGAPAADVIRAAKANVRYHLAYIGWLAQTRNFLAGDRLTYADLAAAAHLSAIDYLGDVPWSEDEAAKMWYARVKSRPSFRPLLSEWLAGVPASRTYVDLDF
- a CDS encoding undecaprenyl-diphosphate phosphatase, giving the protein MMSDVVKAVILGIIEGVTEFLPVSSTGHMLVAQRFFGLGEGAFWQSFVILIQLGAILAIVMLYFVKLSRVALGMFTNPDDRRFVIGVLLAFLPAVIVGLVAGKYIKEFLFNPWVVCFTLIAGGAILLWVDQLYLKPTQHDATRYPLLMYLWIGIAQCVAMIPGVSRSGASIVAAMLLGGDKRSAAEFSFFLAIPTMVGAFAYDFYKNRAEMTTDHIGIVAIGFVVSFITAAIVVKTFLTYVTRHGFTFFAWWRVVIGMLGLIALALGK
- the queG gene encoding tRNA epoxyqueuosine(34) reductase QueG gives rise to the protein MAGGGTGVADLRGPRLLNQGVKLAAADLKSALVREAKALGFDCIGVTDPDAIGNAGKYFREFLDAGAHGDMDWLAAQPERRMDPRVLWPGVRSIIMLGFNYGPDDDPLALLEKRTRGAISAYAQGDDYHDVIKKRLKTLARWLVAASGEEVKVFIDTAAVMEKPLAQAAGLGWQGKHTNLVSREFGSWLFLGAIFTASDLPRDTVDTDHCGSCNACQEICPTAAFPAPYKLDARRCISYLTIENKGPIPHEFRKSIGNRIYGCDDCLAVCPWNKFAQQGRETKLAARAELRAPSLAELARLDDAAFRALFSKSPVKRIGRDRFVRNVLIAIGNAEQPSLASEAERLLDDASPLVRGAAVWAMSQLVNRERFEALAAKAIGSETDETVLEEWDLISSVMPRHRASP